Proteins co-encoded in one Gossypium arboreum isolate Shixiya-1 chromosome 11, ASM2569848v2, whole genome shotgun sequence genomic window:
- the LOC108460238 gene encoding uncharacterized protein LOC108460238 isoform X2 — protein sequence MDENMKQLQQSLIELETEAEHLLLARHQLVENDKVRNGNREALTALRKRARTTKTSVPSPFESMMKNIGNPASRPLVKEVCATCGNHDSNEQTWMMFPGTDVFAKIPFHAAHTILETDQARLDHEAQKLQSYVKEKSFFISEKGVLADKISPGVLRSLVALKDKP from the exons ATGGATGAGAATATGAAGCAACTCCAGCAaagcttgattgagcttgaaactGAAGCTGAACATTTACTATTAGCCAGGCACCAG CTGGTTGAAAATGATAAAGTGAGAAATGGGAACAGAGAAGCACTTACTGCACTGAGGAAGAGGGCTCGGACAACAAAAACTAGTGTCCCATCTCCCTTTGAGTCGATGATGAAGAATATCGGGAACCCTGCATCAAGACCTTTGGTAAAAGAGGTTTGTGCTACTTGTGGCAACCATGACTCAAATGAGCAGACATGGATGATGTTCCCAGGAACTGATGTTTTTGCCAAGATACCATTTCATGCTGCTCACACTATTTTGGAGACAG ATCAAGCACGGCTGGACCATGAAGCTCAGAAACTTCAAAGCTATGTTAAGGAGAAATCCTTTTTTATATCAGAAAAAGGTGTCCTCGCTGACAAGATCAGTCCTGGTGTGCTTAGATCCTTAGTAGCGTTAAAAGATAAACCATG
- the LOC108460238 gene encoding uncharacterized protein LOC108460238 isoform X1: MDENMKQLQQSLIELETEAEHLLLARHQLVENDKVRNGNREALTALRKRARTTKTSVPSPFESMMKNIGNPASRPLVKEVCATCGNHDSNEQTWMMFPGTDVFAKIPFHAAHTILETDQARLDHEAQKLQSYVKEKSFFISEKGVLADKISPGVLRSLVALKDKPCSFSHRFFRLCLHSFYGKYLDSWLPWKS; this comes from the exons ATGGATGAGAATATGAAGCAACTCCAGCAaagcttgattgagcttgaaactGAAGCTGAACATTTACTATTAGCCAGGCACCAG CTGGTTGAAAATGATAAAGTGAGAAATGGGAACAGAGAAGCACTTACTGCACTGAGGAAGAGGGCTCGGACAACAAAAACTAGTGTCCCATCTCCCTTTGAGTCGATGATGAAGAATATCGGGAACCCTGCATCAAGACCTTTGGTAAAAGAGGTTTGTGCTACTTGTGGCAACCATGACTCAAATGAGCAGACATGGATGATGTTCCCAGGAACTGATGTTTTTGCCAAGATACCATTTCATGCTGCTCACACTATTTTGGAGACAG ATCAAGCACGGCTGGACCATGAAGCTCAGAAACTTCAAAGCTATGTTAAGGAGAAATCCTTTTTTATATCAGAAAAAGGTGTCCTCGCTGACAAGATCAGTCCTGGTGTGCTTAGATCCTTAGTAGCGTTAAAAGATAAACCATG CAGCTTTAGTCATAGGTTTTTCCGATTATGTCTTcattcattttatggaaaataCTTAGACAGCTGGTTGCCATGGAAATCATGA
- the LOC108459343 gene encoding squamosa promoter-binding-like protein 7: MENGGSMFLGNKGQTGNNSINLAWDLRELNPTSTRFEWGGNDNINAFDLYASTTSTTSSSRAEMISSPSSTLPVANTAAPALMFLPHHVNATLAHHLNQEHSLYAGDGSHMHPDPHLVCLKLGKRHYFEDSTSLTERHLVGGFSIGKKGNPYYNNNIGCGSGSVSGGLEPSSPIAVMGSPASTVPRCQVEGCDVALVNAKEYHRRHKVCEMHSKAPKVVVLGIEQRFCQQCSRFHVVSEFDDSKRSCRRRLAGHNERRRKGSHDSASRNSAQDAKLMTGRFPYHLSLPKGRALSLLSSRADSWISPSDLSSRSSAALQELIAENRAADLARQVVLDRGWQLNHRGMEDLGVFSSTMAEQHSLLPAPPQGWEKFQETGAELTLNLMQASSSASGMFVRGKSEDEEQECSELWNSLQGTHVV; this comes from the exons ATGGAAAATGGCGGGAGCATGTTCTTGGGGAACAAAGGGCAAACTGGTAATAACAGCATTAATCTCGCTTGGGACTTACGGGAGCTTAATCCTACAAGTACGAGATTCGAATGGGGAGGCAACGATAATATCAACGCCTTCGATTTGTACGCCTCAACTACCTCCACTACTAGCAGCAGCAGGGCGGAGATGATCTCATCACCTTCCTCCACACTCCCGGTGGCCAACACTGCCGCCCCTGCACTCATGTTCCTTCCTCACCACGTCAATGCTACTCTTGCCCATCACTTGAACCAGGAACACTCTCTTTATGCCGGCGATGGGTCTCATATGCACCCCGACCCCCATCTTGTTTGCTTGAAGCTTGGGAAGAGGCACTACTTCGAGGATTCTACATCCTTGACCGAGCGACACCTCGTCGGTGGGTTCTCAATTGGAAAGAAAGGTAATCCCTACTACAATAACAATATTGGTTGCGGCAGCGGCAGCGTAAGTGGTGGACTTGAGCCTTCGTCACCTATAGCCGTCATGGGGAGTCCAGCGTCGACGGTACCACGGTGTCAAGTTGAAGGTTGTGACGTTGCTCTGGTGAATGCTAAAGAGTATCACCGGAGGCATAAAGTTTGTGAGATGCACTCTAAGGCACCCAAGGTGGTGGTGCTAGGGATAGAGCAACGTTTTTGTCAACAGTGTAGCAG GTTTCATGTGGTGTCAGAATTTGACGACTCGAAGAGGAGTTGCAGAAGGAGATTGGCAGGCCACAATGAGCGTAGGAGAAAAGGCTCTCATGATTCTGCTTCCAGGAACTCTGCTCAAg ATGCTAAATTGATGACTGGGAGATTTCCATACCACCTATCGTTGCCGAAAGGACGTGCTCTCTCTCTTCTGTCATCTAGGGCTGATTCATGGATCTCCCCATCCGATCTCTCATCGAGATCTAGTGCTGCCTTGCAAGAGCTGATCGCTGAAAATCGTGCTGCTGACCTGGCTCGGCAGGTGGTACTTGATCGAGGCTGGCAATTGAACCACCGTGGGATGGAAGACCTTGGCGTGTTCAGTTCTACAATGGCCGAGCAGCATTCCTTATTACCAGCGCCCCCTCAAGGTTGGGAAAAGTTTCAGGAAACTGGTGCTGAGTTAACATTAAATCTGATGCAAGCATCAAGCTCGGCATCGGGAATGTTTGTGAGGGGGAAATCTGAGGATGAGGAACAAGAGTGTTCGGAGTTGTGGAATTCCTTGCAGGGAACACACGTTGTTTGA